A stretch of DNA from Meleagris gallopavo isolate NT-WF06-2002-E0010 breed Aviagen turkey brand Nicholas breeding stock unplaced genomic scaffold, Turkey_5.1 ChrUn_random_7180001958064, whole genome shotgun sequence:
CTACCTATACATTTAAGTGCTGGTTTTGCTGGCTCCACCATTTCATCGTCCCCGTGAATCCTCCGGATACCATCTTGCAGGTATCGTGGCGgccatcagcagtgctgcttgcaCCCCTCGCTCCCCCTCGGGGGTCTCCCTCAGCCCCGGCGTGTTGCTCAAGCCGTGAAGCCAAGGGTCCGATAcggggctgggggtgctggcAATCGCTGGCTCCCCTCAGGAGGGCACCTGAGCTGAACTGCTGTGTGAGGCCCACACTCCTCAGTCCCAGCTGGGTGAGAGATCTCCTCCCCGCCGACACCTCAGTGCCGCAGCCATCCCACCTGCCCCCTCTGTGGGGGTAGAGCTGGGGGCCAGCAGAGCCAgtgctggagagagagagatggtCCCACTGCGACGCTTTCCCAGCCACCGTCTCCCCTTTTCAGTGACACCGAGAGCCCCTTTGTCGGGCAGGGAATTAAGGCCCTGTGTTTCTGCCCGATTCCTCACACGTAAGCCGCTCTCAAGCAGAAGCGCGACCCGCAGACGCTCGCCGCCTTTGCCTTTAGCtgcacctggagtgctgtggcCCCAGCGCTCTCTCCTACTTCTCTGCTCTCCCATTCTGTTTGCAGCCGGGTGTTTCACCAGGAGAATGCTGGCCCATGCAGGGACATCAGGGCCAGGTTGTCATCAGGTTGCCAGCTGAAATCCTGCCCGCTTGTGTCACTCTGCGACACGTCGACCCAGAGCTGACTCCAGCTGGCTTCTCCAGCAGTGCCCCTGGAGAATTTGCTGTCTTTGTAAGTCCCTACTTGGCTCTTTTGCCTGGGATCTGGGCACAGGACAGTGCCGGAGCAGGGACTGGCTTGCTCTTGGGCATCCTCCCGAGCCCTGCGTCCCGCTGTCTTCCGAGCACTGCAGTGCCCCCAGGGGATGTTTCCTAAGTTGGAGAGGTGGGATCCTTCTTAAGCCTTGCTCGGCAAGCATCTCGGGGTTCTTGATGAAACCTCGAGGTGGAGACTGAGCTCCAGCAGAAGCAGTGCTGGGCTACTGCCCGAGCCCCAGGGCAGGGGGGTGGACAGCACACACCTTTGCTCTTGGTGGCACGAACCTGAGCATCAATCCTTGTGCTTTGCTTGCAAGGGACTGGATGTGGACAGCGAAGAGGAGGTTCCGCTTGGCTCATTCAGCTTTAATGTGCGGAAAGCACCCTTACAGACCTTCCTGCTTGAGGTAGGACAGGGGCAGCACGCCAGGGAGGAcgcctgctccctgcccctccCTGTGTTCCCACATGCCTGCAACTGGAGCCCTCCTGAGCAACAGGAATGGGAATTTGAACCCCCATTCCTTTGTTCCTCCCATTTCCTTTGCTAGAATAATCATTCCAGAGCCTTTCGCTACNNNNNNNNNNNNNNNNNNNNNNNNNNN
This window harbors:
- the LOC116217825 gene encoding sperm-associated antigen 4 protein-like, which produces MQGHQGQVVIRLPAEILPACVTLRHVDPELTPAGFSSSAPGEFAVFGLDVDSEEEVPLGSFSFNVRKAPLQTFLLENNHSRAF